The following are encoded in a window of Fictibacillus halophilus genomic DNA:
- a CDS encoding energy-coupling factor transporter transmembrane component T family protein, translated as MLQNVIIGQYYPASSPLHRMDSRSKLIAAFFYLFIVFLANNWVTYGVLIAFTFVTIRLSKVPLRFLYKGLKPILLLVVFTMLLHIFLTKEGDLLYKAGFLEIYEGGVIQGIFIALRLLLLVMMTSLLTLTTTPIDITDGLEHLLGPLKKWKLPVHEFALMMSISLRFIPTLLQETEKIMKAQMARGADFTSGPIKERAKAFVPLLVPLFVSSFKRAEELALAMEARGYRGGEGRTRLRALEWHQRDTFALLLLALLTLSLFLLRN; from the coding sequence ATGCTGCAGAATGTAATCATCGGGCAGTATTATCCAGCTTCCTCTCCACTTCATCGAATGGATTCACGTTCGAAGCTTATTGCTGCTTTCTTTTATTTGTTTATCGTCTTTTTGGCGAACAACTGGGTGACTTATGGTGTACTGATCGCTTTTACGTTTGTAACGATCCGTTTATCAAAAGTGCCACTACGCTTTTTGTATAAAGGATTAAAGCCGATCCTTTTACTCGTCGTGTTTACGATGCTATTGCATATTTTCTTAACGAAGGAAGGCGATCTGCTTTATAAAGCAGGCTTTCTTGAAATTTACGAAGGCGGAGTGATTCAAGGGATATTCATCGCACTAAGGCTTTTGCTCCTTGTAATGATGACGTCACTTTTGACATTAACGACAACACCGATTGATATTACCGACGGGTTGGAGCATCTATTAGGACCTTTGAAGAAGTGGAAACTCCCTGTACATGAATTCGCGTTAATGATGTCGATCTCACTCCGGTTTATTCCAACGCTCTTACAAGAGACGGAAAAGATCATGAAGGCACAGATGGCACGTGGTGCTGATTTCACGAGCGGACCGATCAAAGAACGAGCAAAGGCTTTTGTACCGCTGTTGGTACCGTTATTTGTTTCTTCGTTTAAGAGGGCTGAAGAACTCGCTCTTGCGATGGAAGCGAGAGGATACCGCGGTGGTGAAGGAAGAACGAGACTTCGTGCTCTAGAGTGGCATCAGCGTGATACGTTTGCACTGCTGTTATTAGCATTGCTGACACTTTCGCTATTCTTATTACGCAATTAA
- the truA gene encoding tRNA pseudouridine(38-40) synthase TruA, translating to MARMKVTVAYDGTEFAGYQIQPSGRTVQGTIQTVLQKMHKGKPVGIYASGRTDAGVHAIGQVFHFNTPMDLAVEAWGKALNAMLPNDILIKDIEMVSDSFHSRFSATGKEYHYKILRSKQPDVFQRNHMFHFPYPLNIEDMKQAASLFLGTHDFTSFSSAKSEVEDKIRTIFAFDVEEEGNVLTLKVRGSGFLYNMVRILVGTLLEVGQGKLKPHEISAIIKSKDRALAGKTAPANGLYLFHVDYEDKTE from the coding sequence ATGGCTCGTATGAAAGTAACCGTGGCCTATGATGGTACTGAGTTTGCCGGATACCAAATACAGCCTAGTGGCAGAACGGTGCAAGGAACGATTCAGACCGTCCTGCAAAAGATGCATAAAGGGAAACCTGTAGGGATTTATGCCTCAGGTCGAACAGATGCGGGTGTTCATGCCATCGGTCAAGTGTTTCATTTTAATACACCTATGGACTTAGCTGTAGAAGCTTGGGGTAAGGCATTGAATGCGATGCTTCCAAATGATATTCTAATAAAAGACATTGAGATGGTCAGCGATTCGTTTCACTCTCGTTTCTCTGCAACAGGCAAAGAGTATCACTATAAAATTCTACGAAGTAAGCAACCAGACGTGTTCCAAAGAAATCATATGTTTCATTTTCCCTATCCTTTAAACATAGAGGATATGAAACAAGCTGCATCGTTATTTTTAGGTACACATGACTTTACTTCTTTTTCATCAGCGAAGTCGGAAGTGGAAGACAAAATTCGTACGATCTTTGCTTTTGATGTTGAAGAAGAGGGAAATGTCCTAACGCTGAAGGTAAGAGGCAGTGGATTTTTATATAACATGGTTCGCATTCTTGTTGGTACACTATTAGAAGTGGGACAGGGGAAGCTCAAACCCCATGAGATCTCAGCGATTATAAAAAGCAAGGACCGAGCGCTGGCTGGAAAAACAGCACCGGCAAACGGACTCTATCTCTTTCATGTAGATTACGAAGATAAAACGGAATAA
- the rplM gene encoding 50S ribosomal protein L13 — protein sequence MRTTFMAKASEVERKWFVIDAEGKTLGRLSSEVASILRGKHKPIYTPHVDTGDHVIIINAEKIELTGKKLTDKIYYRHTGHPGGLRTRTALEMRTTRPVQMLELAIKGMLPKNSLGRQMFKKLHVYAGAEHNNQAQKPENYELRG from the coding sequence ATGCGTACGACTTTCATGGCGAAAGCTTCTGAAGTAGAACGTAAATGGTTTGTGATCGACGCTGAAGGCAAAACACTTGGACGTCTATCCAGTGAAGTTGCATCTATCCTTCGCGGTAAGCATAAGCCTATTTATACACCACACGTTGACACTGGTGATCATGTAATCATCATCAACGCTGAGAAGATTGAATTAACAGGTAAGAAATTAACAGACAAAATTTACTACCGCCACACTGGTCACCCAGGTGGACTGCGTACGAGAACTGCATTAGAAATGCGTACAACTCGTCCAGTTCAAATGCTTGAGCTAGCAATCAAAGGTATGCTTCCAAAGAACAGCCTTGGTCGCCAAATGTTCAAAAAGCTTCACGTTTACGCTGGAGCTGAGCACAACAACCAAGCACAAAAACCTGAAAACTACGAGTTACGCGGATAA
- the rpsI gene encoding 30S ribosomal protein S9, producing MAQVQYYGTGRRKHSVARVRLVPGEGRIVINGRDIDEFFGLETLKLIVKQPLNTTETTDKYDVLVTVHGGGYTGQAGAIRHGISRALLEADPEYRGSLKAAGFLTRDARMKERKKYGLKGARRAPQFSKR from the coding sequence GTGGCACAAGTACAATATTATGGCACTGGACGTCGTAAGCACTCCGTAGCGCGTGTACGATTAGTTCCTGGTGAAGGCCGTATCGTAATCAACGGACGTGACATTGACGAATTTTTCGGATTAGAAACTTTAAAGCTTATCGTTAAGCAACCACTTAACACAACTGAAACAACTGACAAGTATGACGTATTAGTTACTGTTCATGGCGGTGGATACACTGGACAAGCAGGAGCTATCCGTCACGGTATCTCTCGTGCGCTTCTAGAAGCAGATCCTGAGTACCGCGGTTCTCTTAAAGCAGCTGGATTCCTTACTCGTGACGCTCGTATGAAAGAGCGTAAGAAGTACGGACTTAAAGGCGCTCGTCGTGCACCTCAGTTCTCAAAACGTTAA
- a CDS encoding DUF2521 family protein, giving the protein MAIVLNNFKEKQRFKKETFERKVLRDLSLATIKKEFQRLFQPFFQYSLLYQNDIEDACIDMAIDSYLLGAGYSRFAYHGETLEKIKERAYAKQKAIADGLFEYWQFWCWGTEMMMESLHLCCEAFVHIWWMEGYKNGEKRYRMKLQ; this is encoded by the coding sequence ATGGCAATCGTTTTAAACAACTTTAAAGAAAAGCAACGCTTCAAAAAAGAAACGTTCGAGCGGAAAGTACTTCGGGACTTATCCCTTGCTACCATAAAAAAAGAATTTCAGCGTTTGTTTCAACCATTTTTTCAATACTCGCTTCTTTATCAAAATGACATTGAAGATGCATGCATCGACATGGCGATCGATTCTTATCTTTTAGGCGCAGGCTATAGCCGGTTTGCTTATCATGGGGAAACGTTAGAAAAGATCAAAGAAAGGGCATATGCCAAACAAAAGGCAATCGCTGACGGTCTTTTTGAATATTGGCAGTTCTGGTGCTGGGGTACAGAGATGATGATGGAATCCCTTCATCTTTGCTGTGAGGCATTCGTTCATATTTGGTGGATGGAAGGCTATAAAAACGGTGAAAAACGCTACCGCATGAAGCTGCAATAA
- the cwlD gene encoding N-acetylmuramoyl-L-alanine amidase CwlD: MKKWVKGAAFALGCAVLIFIFTYHFLDDDSWRSWNMPLSGKIIVIDPGHGGADGGAVGDGEVLEKEIALNISVLLRDYLQEAGALVIMTRETDTDLANEGTKKLRHRKYEDLKERKRIINENHADLFISIHLNSLPSSRWRGAQVFYHPGKEDGEAVSKFIQDEIKRNLNNTNRFAKSIEGLYLLRTAEVPGALVEVGFLSNPSERELLKTESYQKSIAASIYQGMLRFYSNETPPTSPLD, from the coding sequence ATGAAGAAGTGGGTGAAGGGAGCCGCATTTGCACTTGGATGCGCAGTCCTTATCTTTATTTTCACCTATCATTTTTTAGATGATGATTCGTGGCGCTCGTGGAACATGCCGCTCTCTGGAAAGATTATCGTAATTGACCCAGGTCATGGCGGAGCTGACGGTGGTGCGGTTGGTGATGGAGAAGTTCTTGAAAAAGAGATCGCTTTAAACATTTCCGTTTTACTTCGAGATTATTTACAAGAAGCGGGAGCACTGGTCATCATGACACGAGAGACGGACACGGATCTTGCAAACGAAGGCACAAAAAAATTGCGACACCGCAAGTATGAAGATTTAAAAGAACGAAAAAGAATCATTAACGAGAATCATGCGGACTTATTTATTTCCATTCATCTCAATTCTTTGCCTTCATCCAGGTGGAGAGGCGCCCAAGTCTTTTATCATCCTGGTAAAGAAGACGGAGAAGCCGTATCTAAATTCATTCAAGATGAGATCAAACGAAATTTAAACAATACGAACCGATTCGCAAAATCCATAGAAGGTTTATACTTGCTTCGAACTGCAGAAGTACCAGGAGCGTTAGTCGAAGTCGGTTTCTTATCCAATCCATCGGAACGCGAGCTGTTAAAAACAGAATCGTATCAAAAAAGCATAGCCGCATCGATCTACCAAGGGATGCTGCGCTTTTATTCAAATGAAACCCCACCAACATCTCCTCTTGATTGA